One window of the Microvirga mediterraneensis genome contains the following:
- a CDS encoding HdeD family acid-resistance protein has translation MATGTTGPFDTLDRTHAMSRILAQNWWALALRGVFAIIFALIAFFMPGATLLSLVWVFAAYMLVDGVFGIIAAVRAASNNQRWGLLILEGILNILVGVIAFMMPGLTVVFFVTLMAVWSLITGVLMIVAAFKLNPAYGRGWLIFSGIVSVLFGIALLVAPLVGAVVLTWWLGAYALVFGISLLALAFKLKSYKDEPGGATTMRA, from the coding sequence ATGGCTACAGGCACCACCGGCCCTTTCGATACCCTTGACCGCACCCACGCGATGAGCCGGATTCTGGCGCAGAACTGGTGGGCGCTGGCGCTCAGGGGCGTCTTCGCGATCATCTTCGCGCTCATCGCCTTCTTCATGCCCGGCGCCACGCTCCTGTCCCTGGTCTGGGTCTTCGCCGCCTACATGCTGGTCGACGGCGTGTTCGGGATCATCGCCGCCGTCAGGGCCGCTTCCAACAACCAGCGCTGGGGCCTCCTGATCCTCGAAGGCATCCTGAACATCCTGGTCGGCGTCATCGCCTTCATGATGCCGGGGCTGACGGTCGTGTTCTTCGTCACCCTGATGGCCGTATGGTCGCTGATCACCGGCGTCCTCATGATCGTCGCGGCGTTCAAGCTGAACCCGGCCTATGGCCGAGGCTGGCTGATCTTCAGCGGCATCGTGTCGGTTCTCTTCGGCATCGCGCTGCTCGTCGCTCCCCTGGTCGGCGCCGTGGTGCTGACCTGGTGGCTGGGAGCCTACGCGCTCGTTTTCGGCATTTCCCTTCTGGCGCTCGCCTTCAAGCTCAAGAGCTACAAGGACGAACCCGGCGGCGCGACGACGATGCGGGCCTGA
- the ybgC gene encoding tol-pal system-associated acyl-CoA thioesterase has product MQDGAHVLPIRVYYEDTDFSARVYHASYLRFMERGRTELLRAVEVAQSDLHADMGGLAFVVRKMNIDFLGGAVMDDVLTIVTRPKEMRGASMTLAQEVRRGDEVLVKADVMVAAVRGGRAVRIPDELRAALSVDF; this is encoded by the coding sequence ATGCAGGACGGCGCGCACGTTCTCCCCATCCGGGTCTATTACGAGGACACGGATTTCTCGGCCCGCGTCTATCACGCCAGCTATCTGCGCTTCATGGAGCGCGGACGCACGGAGCTGTTGCGGGCCGTCGAGGTGGCGCAGTCGGACCTCCATGCGGATATGGGCGGGCTCGCCTTCGTGGTCCGCAAGATGAACATCGACTTCCTCGGCGGCGCCGTGATGGACGACGTGCTGACCATCGTGACTCGCCCGAAGGAGATGCGCGGCGCGTCCATGACGCTCGCCCAGGAGGTGCGCCGGGGCGACGAGGTGCTCGTGAAGGCCGATGTGATGGTTGCGGCCGTCAGGGGAGGGCGTGCCGTGCGAATCCCCGACGAGCTGCGGGCGGCGCTGAGCGTGGATTTCTAG
- a CDS encoding cell division protein ZapA — translation MPQVTVTIAGQTYRVACAEGEEGHLEGLAASYDARIEEMRAAFGEIGDLRLHVMAAIAQADELHETKRRVAALEAEVAALNSINASRDERLERIETRLAEGVQMAAKRIEDLARSLNGAGQG, via the coding sequence ATGCCTCAGGTGACGGTGACGATTGCCGGGCAGACCTATCGCGTGGCCTGCGCCGAGGGCGAGGAGGGGCATCTCGAAGGCCTCGCGGCGTCCTACGACGCCCGGATCGAGGAGATGCGCGCCGCCTTCGGCGAGATCGGCGACCTGCGCCTCCATGTGATGGCGGCCATCGCCCAGGCGGACGAGCTGCACGAGACGAAACGGCGGGTTGCCGCGCTGGAGGCCGAGGTCGCGGCGCTCAACAGCATCAACGCCTCCCGAGACGAGCGTCTCGAACGGATCGAGACGAGGCTCGCGGAGGGCGTCCAGATGGCGGCCAAGCGGATCGAGGATCTGGCCCGCAGCCTGAACGGGGCGGGGCAGGGATAG
- the tolQ gene encoding protein TolQ, which yields MNPADVAQAAPVAHDLSFFGLFWQAHFIVKLVMLGLLAASIWCWAIIIDKTLLYARSKRAMDRFEDVFWSGQSLEELYRSLQSRPATGLAAVFVAAMREWKRSFEGSGRSFQSLPQRIDKVLDVTIQREVERLNSRLTVLASIGSAGPYIGLFGTVVGIMNSFTSIAASKNTSLAVVAPGIAEALFATAIGLFAAIPAVLAYNKLQSEVGKLQTRLEGFADEFSAILSRQIDERIGGQAGHHPANAA from the coding sequence ATGAACCCGGCTGATGTGGCCCAGGCCGCTCCTGTGGCCCACGACCTGTCCTTCTTTGGCCTGTTCTGGCAGGCCCATTTCATCGTCAAGCTCGTGATGCTGGGCCTGCTCGCGGCCTCCATCTGGTGCTGGGCCATCATCATCGACAAGACCCTGCTCTACGCCCGCTCCAAGCGCGCCATGGACCGCTTCGAGGACGTGTTCTGGTCCGGCCAGTCGCTCGAGGAGCTTTATCGCTCCCTCCAGAGCCGTCCGGCCACGGGCTTGGCCGCCGTGTTCGTCGCCGCCATGCGTGAATGGAAGCGCTCCTTCGAGGGCTCGGGACGGTCGTTCCAGAGCCTGCCGCAGCGCATCGACAAGGTGCTCGACGTCACCATCCAGCGCGAGGTGGAACGTCTGAACTCCCGCCTGACGGTGCTCGCCTCCATCGGCTCGGCCGGTCCCTATATCGGCCTCTTCGGCACGGTGGTGGGCATCATGAATTCCTTCACGTCCATCGCGGCCTCCAAGAACACGAGCCTCGCCGTCGTGGCGCCGGGCATCGCGGAGGCGCTGTTCGCCACCGCCATCGGCCTGTTCGCGGCCATCCCGGCGGTGCTCGCCTACAACAAGCTGCAGTCAGAGGTTGGCAAGCTTCAGACCCGGCTGGAAGGCTTCGCCGACGAGTTCTCGGCCATCCTGTCGCGCCAGATCGACGAGCGCATCGGCGGCCAGGCGGGGCACCACCCCGCCAATGCGGCGTAA
- a CDS encoding TIGR00282 family metallophosphoesterase has translation MRLLFLGDIVGRPGRNAVIERLPGLRDRWQLDCVVINGENSAGGFGITEAICDEILAAGADAITLGNHSWDQRETLVFIERQPRLIRPANYPPGTPGRGANLIDTRSGARVLVVQAMGRLYMDALDDPFAAVDRELETCPMGQVADAVIVDFHAEATSEKEAMGHYLDGRASLVVGTHTHVPTADHRVLAGGTAYMSDAGMCGDYDSVLGMQKEEAIRRFIQKTPGTRLEPGLNEGTLSGIAVETDDRTGLAVRVAALRLGPNLEETWPRFWD, from the coding sequence ATGCGTCTTCTTTTCCTTGGCGACATCGTCGGGCGGCCCGGCCGCAATGCGGTGATCGAGCGCCTGCCGGGCTTGCGCGATCGCTGGCAGCTCGACTGCGTGGTCATCAACGGCGAAAACTCCGCCGGCGGGTTCGGCATCACGGAGGCGATCTGCGACGAGATCCTGGCTGCCGGCGCCGATGCCATCACGCTTGGCAATCATTCCTGGGACCAGCGCGAGACGCTCGTGTTCATCGAGCGACAGCCGCGACTCATCCGTCCGGCCAATTACCCGCCGGGCACGCCAGGGCGCGGCGCCAACCTCATCGATACCCGCTCGGGAGCCCGTGTTCTCGTGGTGCAGGCGATGGGCCGCCTCTACATGGACGCCCTCGACGATCCCTTCGCGGCGGTCGACCGGGAGCTCGAAACCTGCCCCATGGGGCAGGTGGCCGACGCGGTCATCGTCGACTTCCACGCGGAGGCGACGAGCGAGAAGGAGGCTATGGGCCATTATCTCGACGGGCGGGCGAGCCTCGTGGTCGGCACCCACACCCACGTGCCCACAGCCGATCACCGGGTGCTCGCGGGCGGCACCGCCTACATGTCCGATGCGGGCATGTGCGGCGACTACGATTCTGTCCTCGGCATGCAGAAAGAAGAGGCGATCCGCCGCTTCATCCAGAAGACGCCGGGCACCCGCCTGGAGCCGGGCCTGAACGAGGGGACCCTGTCCGGAATCGCGGTCGAGACGGACGACCGCACCGGCCTGGCGGTGCGCGTGGCGGCTTTGCGGCTCGGACCGAACCTGGAAGAGACTTGGCCGCGGTTCTGGGATTAG
- a CDS encoding ExbD/TolR family protein — protein sequence MAMMAGSAGGGRRRRRGRTPGAINEINMTPFIDVMLVLLIIFMVAAPMMTAGVPLDLPQTKAAPLNSDATPVTLSIKANGQVFLGETELVDEAIVGKLAEVSKAGFDERVFVRGDKKVDYGRVAQVMSIVTTAGYKRVALVTEVDQR from the coding sequence ATGGCCATGATGGCAGGATCAGCGGGCGGCGGACGGCGGCGCAGGCGCGGCCGGACACCGGGCGCGATCAACGAAATCAACATGACGCCGTTCATCGACGTCATGCTGGTGCTGCTCATCATCTTCATGGTGGCGGCGCCCATGATGACCGCGGGCGTGCCGCTCGACCTGCCGCAGACGAAGGCCGCGCCGCTGAATTCCGATGCAACGCCGGTGACGCTCTCGATCAAGGCGAACGGCCAGGTGTTCCTGGGCGAGACCGAGCTGGTGGACGAGGCCATCGTCGGCAAGCTCGCGGAAGTGTCGAAGGCGGGCTTCGACGAGCGCGTTTTCGTGCGGGGCGATAAAAAGGTCGATTACGGGCGCGTCGCGCAGGTGATGTCGATCGTAACCACGGCAGGCTACAAGCGCGTCGCTCTCGTGACCGAGGTCGACCAGCGCTGA
- the ruvC gene encoding crossover junction endodeoxyribonuclease RuvC, whose amino-acid sequence MTERVRILGLDPGLRNTGWGVITVEGTKLSYVACGVVTSDGDLDLALRLKQLHDRLTEVIRTWTPDEVSVEETFVNKDAQATLKLGQARAMSLLVPALHGLPVAEYGANQVKKTVVGVGHAEKDQVQAMVRILLPKAEFKKADAADALAIAIAHAHHRKARALVASL is encoded by the coding sequence GTGACCGAACGCGTCCGAATCCTCGGCCTGGATCCCGGCCTGCGCAACACGGGCTGGGGCGTCATCACGGTCGAGGGGACGAAGCTCTCCTATGTGGCCTGCGGGGTCGTGACCTCGGACGGCGATCTCGACCTGGCGCTTCGCCTCAAGCAGCTCCACGACCGGTTGACCGAGGTGATCCGGACCTGGACCCCCGACGAGGTTTCTGTGGAGGAAACCTTCGTCAACAAGGACGCCCAGGCGACCCTCAAACTCGGACAGGCTCGCGCCATGTCCCTGCTGGTCCCGGCCCTGCACGGCCTGCCGGTGGCGGAATACGGCGCGAACCAGGTGAAGAAGACCGTGGTGGGCGTGGGGCACGCCGAGAAGGACCAGGTCCAGGCCATGGTCAGGATCCTGCTGCCCAAGGCCGAGTTCAAGAAGGCGGACGCCGCCGACGCGCTCGCCATCGCCATCGCCCATGCGCACCACCGCAAGGCTCGCGCTCTGGTGGCGAGCCTCTGA
- a CDS encoding YebC/PmpR family DNA-binding transcriptional regulator — MAGHSQFKNIMHRKGKVDAVRSKVFSKLAREITVAAKMGMPDPNMNPRLRAAILAARAENMPKDNIQRAINKASGGDAENYDEIRYEGYGPGGAAIIVEAMTDNRNRTASDIRSYFTKSGGNLAETGAVSFMFDRVGYIEFGPDVADADAMLEAAIDAGADDVVSSENGHEIYCDQGSLNEVTKALEDKFGEPKASKLVWKPQTPVAVDDETGEKLMKLMESLEEHDDVQSVYGNFELSDALMQKMAE, encoded by the coding sequence ATGGCCGGGCATTCACAATTCAAGAATATCATGCACCGCAAGGGCAAGGTCGATGCGGTGCGCTCCAAGGTGTTTTCCAAGCTCGCCCGCGAAATCACCGTGGCGGCCAAGATGGGCATGCCCGACCCCAACATGAACCCGCGCTTGCGTGCCGCGATCCTCGCCGCCCGCGCCGAGAACATGCCCAAGGACAACATCCAGCGCGCCATCAACAAGGCCTCCGGCGGCGACGCGGAGAATTACGACGAGATCCGGTATGAGGGTTATGGCCCCGGCGGCGCCGCCATCATCGTCGAGGCGATGACCGACAACCGCAACCGCACCGCCTCGGACATCCGCTCCTACTTCACCAAGAGCGGCGGCAACCTGGCCGAAACCGGCGCCGTCTCCTTCATGTTCGACCGGGTCGGCTATATCGAGTTCGGTCCCGACGTGGCGGATGCCGACGCCATGCTGGAAGCCGCCATCGACGCCGGCGCCGACGACGTGGTCTCGTCCGAGAACGGCCACGAGATCTATTGCGACCAGGGATCCCTCAACGAGGTGACCAAGGCCCTCGAGGACAAGTTCGGTGAGCCCAAGGCCTCCAAGCTCGTCTGGAAGCCCCAGACCCCGGTCGCGGTCGATGACGAGACCGGCGAGAAGCTCATGAAGCTCATGGAATCCCTGGAGGAGCACGACGACGTCCAGAGCGTCTACGGCAATTTCGAGCTCTCCGACGCCCTGATGCAGAAGATGGCGGAGTGA
- the tolB gene encoding Tol-Pal system beta propeller repeat protein TolB, which translates to MITRFVSRLLVALAVVLPMAALTPSAQAQLSFRVGPGGQFQPMPIAIADFSGEGDLGQRVSGIIGNNLQRSGYFAPLDKSRFPERPSFDAAPRFDAWKMAGAQALVTGRVSRDPSGRLRAEFRLWDIESGQQLTGQQYVTDANFWRRVGHIISDAVYTKVTGFSGFFDTRIVFVDESGPKENRRKRLAIMDQDGANVRYLTQGDTSVVTPRYSPATQDITYSAQVEGQQPRVQVINLETGTRQVLGNFPDMASSPRFAPDGQRIVMSLQQGGNANIFMMDLGSRATTRLTSTAAIDTSPSFSPDGSQIVFESDRGGKQQIYAMNADGSNQRRISFGDGSYSQPAWSPRGDYIAFTKQRAGGFAIGIMKPDGSGERILTEGFHNESPTWAPNGQYILFFRDPGGQAGGKLYMVDITGRVEQPVPTPSFASDPTWSPLLSESRQSN; encoded by the coding sequence ATGATCACTCGCTTCGTTTCCCGTCTTCTTGTCGCGCTCGCCGTTGTCCTGCCGATGGCGGCTCTTACGCCGTCCGCGCAGGCCCAGCTCTCGTTCCGCGTCGGCCCCGGCGGGCAGTTCCAGCCCATGCCCATCGCCATTGCCGATTTTTCCGGCGAGGGCGATCTCGGTCAGCGTGTGTCCGGCATCATCGGAAACAACCTGCAGCGCTCGGGATATTTCGCGCCGCTCGACAAGTCGCGGTTCCCGGAGCGTCCGTCCTTCGATGCCGCCCCGCGCTTCGATGCCTGGAAGATGGCGGGCGCGCAGGCCCTGGTGACGGGGCGCGTCTCGCGCGATCCCTCGGGCCGTCTGCGCGCCGAGTTCCGCCTGTGGGACATCGAGTCGGGTCAGCAGCTCACCGGCCAGCAATACGTGACCGACGCCAATTTCTGGCGCCGCGTCGGCCACATCATTTCGGACGCGGTCTACACCAAGGTGACGGGCTTCAGCGGGTTCTTCGACACGCGCATCGTATTCGTCGATGAATCGGGCCCGAAGGAGAACCGCCGCAAGCGCCTCGCGATCATGGACCAGGACGGCGCGAACGTGCGCTACCTGACTCAAGGAGACACCTCGGTCGTGACGCCGCGCTATTCGCCCGCCACGCAGGACATCACCTATTCGGCCCAGGTCGAGGGCCAGCAGCCGCGCGTCCAGGTGATCAACCTGGAGACGGGCACCCGCCAGGTTCTCGGCAACTTCCCCGACATGGCCTCCTCGCCGCGCTTCGCGCCGGACGGACAGCGCATCGTCATGAGCCTGCAGCAGGGCGGCAACGCCAACATCTTCATGATGGATCTGGGCTCGCGCGCCACCACGCGCCTGACCTCGACCGCCGCCATCGACACCTCGCCGTCCTTCTCGCCGGACGGCAGCCAGATCGTGTTCGAGAGCGATCGCGGCGGCAAGCAGCAGATCTACGCCATGAACGCGGACGGCTCGAACCAGCGCCGCATCTCCTTCGGCGACGGCTCCTATTCGCAGCCGGCCTGGTCGCCGCGCGGCGACTACATCGCCTTCACGAAGCAGCGCGCGGGCGGCTTCGCCATCGGCATCATGAAGCCGGACGGTTCGGGCGAGCGCATCCTGACGGAAGGCTTCCACAACGAGAGCCCGACCTGGGCGCCGAACGGCCAGTACATCCTGTTCTTCCGCGATCCGGGCGGACAGGCCGGCGGCAAGCTCTACATGGTCGACATCACCGGCCGCGTGGAGCAGCCGGTGCCGACCCCGTCCTTCGCGTCCGACCCGACCTGGTCGCCGCTGTTGAGCGAAAGCCGGCAGAGCAACTGA
- the ruvB gene encoding Holliday junction branch migration DNA helicase RuvB — translation MTDSRRLLSPEKREDDVDASIRPLSLDDFTGQKAARANLQVFIDAAKARGDALDHVLFVGPPGLGKTTLAQIVARELGVNFRSTSGPVIAKAGDLAAQLTNLEERDVLFIDEIHRLNPAVEEILYPAMEDYQLDLIIGEGPAARSVKIELPKFTLVGATTRAGLLTTPLRDRFGIPIRLEFYTVDELELIVRRGARVLGLGMSEEGANEIARRSRGTPRIAGRLLRRVRDFAIVEGVQTVSRDLADKSLRLLDVDPIGLDLMDRKYLTMIANSFGGGPVGIETIAAALSEPRDAIEDIIEPYLIQKGFVQRTPRGRILTPHAFKHLGIPEPTRETSTQFGLFNGDGDE, via the coding sequence TTGACCGATTCCCGCCGCCTGCTCAGCCCTGAAAAGCGCGAGGACGATGTCGATGCGTCGATCCGGCCGCTCTCGCTCGACGATTTCACGGGCCAGAAGGCCGCGCGGGCCAATCTCCAGGTCTTCATCGATGCCGCCAAGGCGCGGGGCGACGCTCTCGATCACGTGCTCTTCGTCGGCCCGCCGGGTCTCGGCAAGACCACGCTGGCGCAGATCGTGGCGCGGGAGCTTGGGGTCAATTTCCGCTCGACCTCCGGCCCGGTGATCGCCAAGGCGGGGGATCTGGCAGCGCAGCTCACCAACCTCGAAGAGCGCGACGTGCTCTTCATCGACGAGATCCACCGCCTCAACCCGGCCGTGGAAGAAATCCTCTATCCGGCCATGGAGGATTACCAGCTCGACCTCATCATCGGCGAGGGTCCGGCTGCCCGCTCGGTGAAGATTGAGCTGCCGAAATTCACCCTGGTCGGCGCCACCACCCGGGCGGGCCTGCTCACCACGCCGTTGCGCGACAGGTTCGGCATTCCGATCCGGCTTGAATTCTACACGGTCGACGAGCTGGAGCTGATCGTCCGGCGCGGTGCCCGGGTGCTCGGCCTGGGTATGAGCGAGGAGGGTGCCAACGAGATCGCCCGCCGCTCGCGCGGCACGCCCCGTATCGCCGGGCGCCTGCTACGCCGCGTGCGCGACTTCGCCATCGTCGAGGGCGTCCAGACCGTGTCGCGCGACCTCGCCGACAAGTCCCTGCGGCTCCTCGACGTGGACCCCATCGGCCTCGATCTGATGGACCGCAAGTACCTGACCATGATCGCCAATTCCTTCGGCGGCGGCCCGGTCGGCATCGAGACCATCGCGGCGGCTTTGTCCGAGCCGCGCGACGCCATCGAGGATATCATCGAGCCCTACCTGATCCAGAAGGGCTTCGTGCAGCGCACCCCGCGCGGCCGCATCCTCACGCCCCACGCCTTCAAGCACCTCGGCATCCCGGAGCCGACCCGCGAGACCTCGACGCAGTTCGGGCTGTTCAACGGGGACGGGGATGAGTGA
- the tolA gene encoding cell envelope integrity protein TolA, giving the protein MALKLKFNTSEPGLWVSGVTHASLLAAALIGLSVGTEFPPAEEGIPVEIITDNQLSQITKGEKTAKEVQPKPRAERVADKTELKDPGEDKRDAPAPPKRPAEMKVAEKEEPVAAQPPPPAPPTRSQEEKAAQAKAEEEKKLQEKAEAEAIEKAKAAEQAKIEAEAKAKAEAEAKAKADAEAKKIAEAKAKAKAEAEAKAKAEAEKKLAEAKAKEEAEAKARKEAQLAKKLDMGDLKQFLDSKEKNQSTGATGPEVQKTAALGTATGSSAKLSPSLRDALIGILVSQIERCYSAPISASGGQVTAPILDIRLNQDGSLSTEPRILQAGSSSTDRAVADAAVRAIRKCRQFEIPAKFVPYYADWKVLNVQFDPPLS; this is encoded by the coding sequence GTGGCGTTGAAGCTGAAATTCAACACCTCCGAGCCGGGCCTTTGGGTCTCGGGCGTCACGCATGCGTCGCTGTTGGCCGCCGCCCTGATCGGCCTGTCGGTCGGGACCGAATTCCCCCCGGCCGAGGAAGGCATCCCGGTCGAGATCATCACCGACAACCAGCTTTCGCAGATCACCAAGGGCGAGAAAACCGCCAAAGAGGTGCAGCCGAAGCCCCGCGCCGAGCGCGTGGCCGACAAGACCGAGCTGAAGGATCCGGGCGAGGACAAGCGCGATGCGCCGGCTCCGCCCAAGCGGCCGGCCGAGATGAAGGTTGCCGAGAAGGAAGAGCCGGTCGCCGCCCAGCCTCCGCCGCCCGCGCCGCCCACGCGCTCGCAGGAGGAAAAGGCTGCCCAGGCCAAGGCCGAGGAAGAAAAGAAGCTGCAGGAAAAGGCGGAAGCCGAGGCCATCGAAAAGGCCAAGGCCGCCGAGCAGGCCAAGATCGAGGCGGAAGCCAAGGCGAAGGCCGAAGCGGAGGCGAAGGCCAAGGCGGACGCCGAAGCCAAGAAGATCGCCGAGGCCAAGGCCAAAGCGAAGGCCGAGGCGGAAGCCAAGGCGAAAGCGGAGGCCGAGAAGAAGCTCGCCGAAGCCAAGGCCAAGGAAGAGGCCGAGGCGAAGGCGCGCAAGGAAGCCCAGCTCGCCAAGAAGCTCGATATGGGCGACCTGAAGCAGTTCCTCGACAGCAAGGAAAAGAACCAGTCCACCGGCGCGACCGGGCCGGAGGTCCAGAAGACCGCCGCCCTCGGCACCGCGACGGGATCGTCCGCGAAGCTCTCCCCGAGCCTGCGCGATGCGCTCATCGGGATCCTGGTCTCACAGATCGAGCGCTGCTACAGCGCGCCGATTTCCGCGTCGGGCGGTCAGGTGACCGCACCCATTCTCGATATCCGCCTGAACCAGGACGGGTCGCTCAGCACCGAGCCCCGGATCCTCCAGGCAGGGAGCAGCTCGACCGACCGTGCGGTTGCCGACGCGGCCGTCCGGGCCATTCGTAAGTGTCGCCAGTTCGAGATTCCGGCGAAATTCGTCCCGTATTACGCGGATTGGAAAGTATTGAACGTCCAGTTCGATCCTCCTCTCTCTTAA
- the ruvA gene encoding Holliday junction branch migration protein RuvA, with protein MIGKLKGVVDSYGEDFVILDVHGVGYVVHCSSRTLQNLPSTGEAATLSIETHVREDMIRLFGFRSDSEREWFRLLQSVQGVGSKVALGILSVLDPGSLATAIATGDKASVARGPGVGPKLAQRIVSELKDKAPAFSPVDPALIRLTGAVEDKSAPAPVADAISALVNLGYPQVQASAAVAAAMKQAGDEAEAKTLIRLGLRELAR; from the coding sequence GTGATCGGCAAACTCAAAGGCGTGGTGGATTCCTATGGTGAGGATTTCGTGATCCTCGACGTGCACGGGGTCGGCTATGTGGTTCATTGCTCCTCCCGCACCCTCCAGAACCTGCCGTCCACCGGCGAGGCGGCGACCCTGTCCATCGAGACCCATGTGCGCGAGGACATGATCCGCCTGTTCGGCTTCCGGTCGGATTCGGAGCGCGAATGGTTCCGCCTGCTCCAGTCGGTCCAGGGTGTGGGCTCCAAGGTGGCGCTCGGCATCCTCTCGGTGCTCGACCCCGGCAGTCTCGCGACCGCCATCGCGACCGGCGACAAGGCCTCCGTGGCGCGCGGACCCGGCGTCGGCCCCAAGCTCGCCCAGCGCATCGTCTCGGAACTGAAGGACAAGGCCCCGGCCTTCTCACCCGTCGATCCCGCCCTCATCCGCCTCACGGGAGCGGTGGAGGACAAGAGCGCGCCGGCCCCGGTGGCGGACGCCATCTCGGCACTGGTCAATCTCGGCTATCCCCAGGTCCAGGCCTCAGCCGCCGTGGCCGCCGCCATGAAGCAGGCCGGAGACGAGGCCGAGGCCAAGACGCTCATCCGGCTGGGGTTGCGGGAGCTGGCGCGGTAA
- a CDS encoding exopolysaccharide biosynthesis protein, translating into MDADTETAEPKKGTYHQESELHLAHEHQSASAVLRAVIDEAKGETISIREIIEAFGERAFGFVLILFSLPNCVPNVPGIAGIVGTPVLIFGIQMMLGHTRPWLPDFILRQTVSVGKFKRLIDIAEPKLQKLESYCKPRLLPLFGPFGDRVAGFFAFLVAVSVLIPFPGTNFPPSIALVIASIAIMEEDGYLLIVGYLIGLAGLAYTATILGASYHLILATIHNLPGWLGL; encoded by the coding sequence GTGGACGCGGATACCGAGACGGCAGAGCCGAAAAAGGGCACCTATCATCAGGAAAGCGAGCTCCATCTCGCCCACGAGCACCAGAGCGCTTCCGCCGTTCTGCGCGCCGTTATCGACGAGGCCAAGGGCGAGACGATCTCCATTCGAGAGATCATCGAGGCCTTCGGCGAGCGCGCCTTCGGCTTCGTGCTGATCCTGTTCTCCCTGCCGAACTGCGTGCCGAACGTGCCGGGGATCGCCGGAATCGTCGGGACTCCGGTCCTGATCTTCGGCATCCAGATGATGCTGGGCCACACCCGGCCCTGGCTGCCGGACTTCATCCTGCGGCAGACGGTTTCCGTCGGGAAGTTCAAGCGCCTCATCGACATCGCGGAGCCGAAGCTTCAGAAGCTCGAGAGCTACTGCAAACCCAGGCTGCTCCCCCTGTTCGGCCCGTTCGGGGACCGGGTGGCGGGGTTCTTCGCCTTCCTGGTTGCCGTATCGGTGCTGATCCCGTTTCCCGGAACCAATTTCCCGCCGTCCATCGCGCTCGTCATCGCGTCCATCGCCATCATGGAGGAGGACGGCTACCTCCTGATCGTCGGCTACCTCATCGGTTTGGCAGGGCTCGCCTATACGGCCACGATCCTGGGCGCCTCCTACCACCTGATCCTGGCGACCATTCACAACCTGCCCGGGTGGCTCGGGCTCTAG
- a CDS encoding 5-formyltetrahydrofolate cyclo-ligase — MQSPPPPVLKERLRGEVFARRDALDKDFRHEAARRIAESALGFPDLKDVTPVGGYWPIRSEVDPRPLMEALIERGQDVALSQILHPHLSWRQWQPGDVLVKGGFGVREPGPDAPEVFPKALLVPLVAFDRRGGRIGYGKGHFDRAIAALETQHPVLTIGLAYAVQEIDEVPVEPHDRRLDMIITEAELIRTAS; from the coding sequence ATGCAATCTCCTCCCCCTCCAGTCTTGAAAGAGCGCCTGCGCGGCGAGGTTTTCGCGCGCCGCGACGCTCTCGACAAAGATTTCCGCCATGAGGCCGCCCGGCGCATTGCCGAGAGCGCCCTCGGCTTTCCCGATTTGAAGGACGTCACCCCCGTCGGAGGCTATTGGCCCATCCGCAGCGAGGTCGATCCGCGTCCCCTCATGGAAGCGCTGATCGAACGCGGGCAGGATGTCGCCCTCTCCCAGATCCTCCATCCGCACCTCAGCTGGCGCCAGTGGCAGCCCGGCGACGTGCTGGTCAAAGGCGGCTTCGGCGTGCGCGAGCCCGGCCCCGACGCGCCGGAGGTGTTTCCCAAGGCGCTCCTCGTGCCGCTCGTCGCCTTCGACCGCCGGGGCGGGCGCATCGGCTACGGCAAGGGGCATTTCGACCGGGCCATCGCGGCCCTCGAAACGCAGCATCCGGTCTTGACCATCGGTCTGGCGTATGCGGTTCAGGAGATCGACGAAGTGCCGGTCGAGCCTCATGACCGGCGTCTCGACATGATCATCACCGAAGCCGAACTCATTCGGACCGCATCCTAG